The stretch of DNA AGTCCTCCGTGATAACATCCAGGGAATCACCAAGCCCGCTATCCGCCGCCTGGCTCGCCGTGGCGGAGTGAAGCGTATCTCTGGTCTGATCTACGAGGAGACCCGCGGTGTGTTGAAGGTCTTCCTGGAGAACGTGATCCGTGACGCCGTCACCTACACCGAGCACGCCAAGAGGAAGACTGTGACCGCCATGGATGTGGTGTATGCTCTGAAGAGGCAGGGACGCACTCTGTACGGCTTCGGCGGTTAAACTGTGACAGATCCAACAAAACGAAACAAAGGTCCTTTTAAGGACCACACACTCTGTCAATGAA from Parambassis ranga chromosome 22, fParRan2.1, whole genome shotgun sequence encodes:
- the LOC114427056 gene encoding histone H4, producing the protein MSGRGKGGKGLGKGGAKRHRKVLRDNIQGITKPAIRRLARRGGVKRISGLIYEETRGVLKVFLENVIRDAVTYTEHAKRKTVTAMDVVYALKRQGRTLYGFGG